CTTTGAAGCAGCTGCATGGTACTGGCATTTTGTAGACGTGGTTCGGTTATTCCCATTTGTCTCTATCTATTGGTGGGGAGGTATATGAAGGAACGAAACAGTGGATTGAGGAATGAAAGCTCGAAGACAAAGAGAACCGGGCTTTTCCAAAGAATTACTGCAGCTTTCCCACTCCCTTTGATTATCATATACAAAAAAGTATCTTCCACTTTCCTACCAAATCTCTCTTTATTCTGGCACATAAATGAAGGGATCGAAGAGATTATGGCAGATCATGTTCACCAAGAAATGACCCGAAATTGGATCTTGGTCTATTTGAGATTGTTCCTTTTAATCGTAATCAAAGATGTTTTCTTGTCTCTCGTTTCTTTTCCGAACAAATCGAAGAACCTAATGGATCGAACTCATCCTTGGCAGCTACGAAACATATCGGCCTTGCGTTGCGGAAGGAACGTTCTGTTCTGTTTTGAGTTGGAGGCAAGAGCTCTTTCTTCAATAAAGGTTTGGAACCCTCGTTTTGCCGTTTCCTTCACGGCACGGCCCTGCTCGCCAGGAGGAATCTTTGATTCATGGCCGGAGATGCACAGATCGGCCTTTAGAGATAGGGGCGAGCAGCAAGCAGCACCTTGTATAGGGTTCCAAACCTGCGCACCAGCTGAAGGAAGGGCTTCATAGCTCCAACCTAGTTTTGGGGCTTGAATGCTTACCTTATTATTATGAAAAAGGGGAAAGGCTTTTTTTATAGATTAAAACGTGATTAAGGGGGGAGAATGGAAGACCAAAGAGCCCCAACTCATATCGTACCAAGAACTTGCCATTGACCTGATCAAGCGCTTTAGGGAGATCACCTTCACCCATGTTCCGAGAATCTACAATCGCTTGGCTGACTCGCTAGCCCTTATGGAATGAATACTCAGCCGCTCTAGTACACATGCTAGTACACCGAAACACAGAGTCGCTTGTCATCGAGAGATTGGACATCCCAGCCACAGCCGTCGAACGGGACTCATTCATCTTCTTGGATGAAGACTCTCGAGAGTTGAAACATGATGAACTATCACCAGTCAAGACGAGGACAATGGGAACCATGGTATTATGATTTTTTAAAAAACCTCAAGGACGGGTTCATACCAGAGTACGCCACCCGTGGTCAGAGGAGAGCCCGGAGGGGACTTGCCCGACGATCTGTGATCTTGGGGGATGTCCTTTACAAAAGGTCCTTCAAGGGGTACTCGCCCTTCCTTACTTAATAGGAAGAAGGAGCGCACACTGTTGAACAAGCTCATTCAAGTGCGTGCGGAGGACACGTCAACAGCCAAATGCTTGCCAAGAAAATCATGAGGCAAGGGCCCCCTATTATTATAAAAGTAAGGGTTTCAAGAGATGTCAGCCCCACCCCTTTGATGGAATTTTCTTTCAAAATGCTGCATCATGTAGAATGGCGGGTCCGTCGTCTATCTCCAAGGTCTTTGAGACCCCGAATGAAAGAAGCGTACCTTCGAAGGCTGCGATCAGGAGCTGCTTAACATCATTGAGAACAGGAGATCAGAAGATTTGGTGGAGGATAACGTAAAAAGTAAACCAAGACTGGGATCTGATCATAGCCGCAGTGAAGTCTTGGGATGCAAAGGCGATGGTTTTTAGATTCGGCAAACATTAGATGTGCCCCACACTTGAAGAAGTACTTCGAATTTTTTAGAAACCCCTTTATGTCCTTTTTGTACCTAGAGAGCAGACGACCAGTAGAGTAGGTGCTCCATATCGTTCCTGCTGCGTAGGTATAAGGTAATTCACAGCGCTAGCAGATCAGAAGTACGGAAGTCGGCCCTCACCCTTCTATATATAATAGGGGGCAGTGCTACCTATAGAACGGGAATGTTCATCCTCTCTTAAAGTCCTTTATGGATTTCGAGTCGGGAATAGAGCTGTGGCAAGCAATATAGATCCCCCCTTACTCTCTCTATAAAAAAGCCCCTCTTAGTCAAGCAAGCTTCGGCCCTATGGAGTAAAGGGAAGTGCAGATCTGGAGTGTTTGGCCGAGAAAGAAAGGCTATGCAGCAAGCTGAGTTGTACCGAAACAGAATTTTCCGGGCATACGAGAAAAGAGTCCAGCCGAGCATATTTGTTTGCGAGTTTCTTGATCCCGGAAATATTGTACTCAGAGTCACGGATAAAGTGGACTACCCTCGGTGACCCCCCGTTCTTTCTAGTGGGTTTTTTCCCGTCCCTTTTGGGACCATTCACCCTTTCCCCAACCAAGCATAGGTAGAACCCATACACAACGACGGTCCCAAGCAAGATGAGTAGTTTATAGTCGACTCAATATCGACGAAATCCCCCATTTGATCCCTATAGTACCGATTGTCTTGTAGTGCACCCTTCATCGAAAGAGTAGGCGGTTGAAAGACCCACCCCTGAATAAAGCCTTTAGGTTGGGAGATATCAAAGGGGAACCTCGCCTAGCTGCTTATCTGTCCTTGTATTATTCAACTCATCTGTCCACTTATCTTGTCCAAAGCGGAAGGAATATCCAAATCCTTCGAAGCGACTGGAAAAGATTCAATCCACTTGTTGGCCTGCTTCTTAGGTGCTGCTTAGGCCTGCTTCTATGTCCTGTAGCTTCTAAGGCATTTGCTTCAAAGGGGCTTGTTGGCCCCCTTCTTAGCTCTTGATGCCTGCTTTAAGCTTCGTCGGAGATTTTATGGCCCGTAGCTTACAACACCTTATGAGAAGGGCACGTAGCTCGATACAATCTAAGGCCAGTTGCTTACTTGCGTACGAGGGCAGACAGATTCAGCCATTCCCATCCCTCATCAATCAGGGTCCAGCTTGACAAAGATTTTGATGTGGATGAGAGGGAGAGCATATTTTTTAGATATCCCCACAATTAGAGCTATTAGATGAGAAGAGACTTCGCGCCATGGAAAGATGTCCAGGTCTACCAGAAAAGGCTTTCCCGTGCATTCCGGTAAGAGGGTCTTGAAAAAGATTCTTTCCGGACGTGAGCCTCATCCAAGAGAAGAGGGAAACTCCATTTTGTGCTCGCTCTCTTCTGTCATGCGCATCATGGCTGGGTGAGTTGGCCCATTGCGAATTAACCCCAGTGCTTCAAATCTGGTCTTGCACTTTTTTAAGATGCGGAACCTGGGAGCTTTCCTCTTCAAAATAGGGGTCATTTTTTCGTAGGGGGGTAAGGAAGGTGCCGAGGTCTTAATAGAAAGGGGTTGATAGTCCCGCCGGCTAGGCTTTTCCGAACTTCCCTTCTTCTCCCCGTGAACCCCTTTTCTTCTGCTTTTTCCCAACGATATATCCCCATCCTTTAGTATTGAAGCATATATTAGTTCCAGAGAATCATCCGAACATTCTGAGATACGGTTGTCAAATGGGGGAAGAGGAACGAGAGGCATCCCTAAGCTTTCCGGCTCACTAGTAGGTGACGGGGGGATTTCTAAAAAAGGGGTCATTTCATCTGCCGATGCATTCGTCCGGATACATTCTTCCTTCTTCACCTTTTCAACCCACCCTTACTAAAAAAGCGAATTTGCCTCTTTCTTCCTGGTAATGAATTGAGCGGCAGCGAGGAGGTCCGGTTCCATAGTGATTTCGTCCGCTTTTGGAACTTCGATTCCTGGGGACAAAGAAAGTGACTTCGGAGTTTTGAATTCTCAGAACCTCCTGAGAATTCAAAACTCCTCTGTGAACTGTGTTAAATAGAGCCATTTTCTCATGTGCCCGAAAGGGAAAGGGACGAAGTGAAGCGTTCGAGATGTTGGAAAGAAGAAGCTGTACGCTCAGCAGATAGACTGGTTCAACTGACATGGCAAAGCAGAAAACCCACATACAAAACAATAAGCACATGCCG
The DNA window shown above is from Ziziphus jujuba mitochondrion, complete genome and carries:
- the sdh4 gene encoding succinate dehydrogenase subunit 4, whose translation is MVLAFCRRGSVIPICLYLLVGRYMKERNSGLRNESSKTKRTGLFQRITAAFPLPLIIIYKKVSSTFLPNLSLFWHINEGIEEIMADHVHQEMTRNWILVYLRLFLLIVIKDVFLSLVSFPNKSKNLMDRTHPWQLR